In the Telopea speciosissima isolate NSW1024214 ecotype Mountain lineage chromosome 2, Tspe_v1, whole genome shotgun sequence genome, one interval contains:
- the LOC122651290 gene encoding pentatricopeptide repeat-containing protein At1g63400-like, with protein MLEGRVGVFRALSQAADEENPTSKYQKQDNPTTEDPLVTFPELLVKASKLYLASALAEPEDGSNPSTSHPAAYNSLMKAFSRVGKVDEVLRLFRRMKESRCYPNVLCFNTLLNCLAWAKRFDALQGVLEEMYSSGVIPNVSTFNILVKAYSCCSPRFNLAFRVLDEMSAVGCNPDVTTYSTLITGLSRAGRIADIEAVIEMMRDQNCEPNVYIFVPILKAHCDRGDVRAAETLIELMRLNNYLPNSLVYNIWIDTLCKNGRFDEVELIFKESSSKGWKPSTISYNTYMNALYKVGKADKAYRILEIMMSSGLYPTVVTMNILLDSLCHASKIYEAKNLLALSFHFGWVSVVSYNILMNNLCKIGQWLSVMMLLADMLKKGVVPNTRTYNILIHGLCEAKMLKEAEYLVVNKVFTANVVTYNTLLSGYCKAGNISEVENLYYRMTIMEKIDSDIFTYTIMIEMHCKKGKIKDAVDIFDEAHRKGFLPDLVAYSTLIDGCLRKGMLDKGLQLLDRMLEQGLVPDIAIQESFVRTCCTSHVWISMEKILGRR; from the coding sequence ATGCTTGAGGGTAGGGTTGGGGTGTTTCGTGCATTATCGCAGGCAGCTGATGAGGAAAACCCTACGTCAAAGTATCAGAAACAAGACAACCCTACAACGGAAGACCCTCTTGTTACCTTTCCTGAACTTCTTGTGAAAGCATCGAAACTTTACCTTGCCTCCGCTCTTGCGGAACCGGAAGATGGTTCCAACCCTTCCACTTCTCATCCAGCTGCTTATAACAGCTTGATGAAAGCCTTCAGTCGGGTAGGCAAGGTAGACGAAGTTCTTAGACTCTTCCGTCGGATGAAGGAAAGTCGGTGTTATCCCAACGTTCTCTGTTTCAACACCCTGCTTAATTGCCTCGCCTGGGCGAAACGCTTTGATGCGCTTCAGGGAGTTTTGGAGGAAATGTACTCTTCCGGTGTAATTCCTAACGTCTCCACCTTTAACATCTTGGTCAAGGCGTATTCCTGCTGTTCCCCACGGTTTAATTTAGCTTTTCGTGTCCTAGATGAGATGTCTGCTGTGGGTTGCAATCCGGATGTGACAACTTACTCGACCTTGATCACTGGTCTTTCTAGGGCAGGAAGAATTGCAGATATAGAAGCTGTAATAGAGATGATGAGAGATCAGAATTGTGAACCGAATGTTTATATATTTGTTCCTATTTTGAAAGCTCACTGTGACAGGGGAGATGTCAGAGCTGCAGAAACACTGATCGAGTTGATGCGTTTGAACAATTACCTTCCAAATTCTCTGGTTTACAATATATGGATTGATACACTTTGCAAGAATGGGCGCTTTGATGAGGTTGAGTTGATCTTCAAGGAAAGCTCATCGAAAGGTTGGAAGCCTAGCACTATCAGTTACAACACGTACATGAATGCACTTTATAAAGTGGGCAAGGCTGACAAAGCTTACAGAATATTAGAAATTATGATGAGCAGTGGATTATATCCCACTGTTGTGACCATGAATATACTTCTTGATTCCCTCTGCCATGCTTCAAAGATTTATGAGGCGAAGAATCTTCTGGCCTTGAGTTTTCACTTTGGTTGGGTCAGTGTGGTAAGTTACAACATTTTGATGAATAATTTATGTAAGATCGGCCAATGGCTTAGTGTTATGATGCTATTAGCTGACATGTTGAAGAAGGGAGTCGTGCCTAATACTAGAACGTACAATATTCTCATTCATGGCCTTTGTGAAGCTAAAATGCTCAAGGAAGCTGAATATTTGGTTGTGAACAAAGTTTTCACTGCTAATGTTGTGACATATAACACATTATTAAGTGGGTATTGCAAGGCAGGTAATATATCTGAAGTGGAAAATTTGTATTATAGGATGACAATAATGGAGAAGATTGATTCGGATATTTTCACATACACCATTATGATTGAGATGCActgtaaaaaagggaaaattaagGATGCTGTAGATATTTTTGATGAGGCTCATCGTAAGGGTTTCTTGCCTGATCTTGTTGCATACTCCACTCTAATTGATGGGTGTCTTAGGAAAGGTATGCTCGATAAGGGGCTGCAGCTGTTGGATAGAATGCTAGAGCAGGGATTAGTTCCAGACATTGCCATTCAGGAATCATTTGTCAGGACATGTTGTACATCACATGTTTGGATTTCTATGGAGAAAATACTTGGGAGGAGATAG